In Haloplanus rubicundus, one DNA window encodes the following:
- a CDS encoding pyridoxamine 5'-phosphate oxidase family protein: MTVDDLTDYGMYRMDDAEIRDFLSSQGVGVLGLPADEAPSLRPMSFGYDGADTVYMLYVVGAESRKAKLSDRAEAARFLVYSAETAFNWRSVLLTGRIERVADDDLETLPERVELPWQPDLFRRAVAEERTALYRFVVTDRSGIKHLGLPPAFEAADEDDA, from the coding sequence ATGACCGTCGACGATCTCACCGACTACGGAATGTATCGGATGGACGACGCGGAGATTCGTGACTTCCTGTCGAGTCAGGGTGTGGGAGTGCTGGGACTACCGGCGGACGAGGCCCCCAGCCTGCGGCCGATGTCGTTCGGCTACGACGGCGCCGATACGGTCTACATGCTCTACGTCGTCGGCGCGGAGAGCCGGAAGGCGAAACTGAGCGACCGGGCGGAGGCGGCACGCTTTCTGGTCTACAGCGCGGAGACGGCGTTCAACTGGCGGAGCGTGTTGTTGACGGGGCGAATCGAACGCGTGGCCGACGACGACCTGGAGACGCTCCCGGAGCGTGTGGAACTGCCGTGGCAACCGGACCTGTTCCGCCGGGCCGTCGCCGAGGAACGGACGGCGCTGTATCGGTTCGTCGTTACGGATCGAAGCGGGATCAAACACCTCGGACTGCCGCCGGCGTTCGAGGCGGCCGACGAGGACGACGCGTAG
- a CDS encoding DUF6149 family protein produces MKLRQNVRHFAAKQALTMPVVGEVVREKLVDLHVDVFGSKAAEGRRAEREPRLEAFFDYTFDTYVDALDAGFSEAKAREITHIQANFEFYNHGWTEMMEFPADELGDHYDRYADFFERHGITIADPLGEYGGDLPDAPSTPERIEDPVHPHAEGGFADDVYVEDGDGNLVVGGQEEPEDVDVSVAPGVEDEREGEA; encoded by the coding sequence ATGAAACTCCGTCAGAACGTCCGTCACTTCGCCGCGAAGCAGGCGCTCACCATGCCCGTCGTCGGCGAGGTGGTCCGCGAGAAACTCGTCGACCTCCACGTCGACGTCTTCGGGTCGAAGGCCGCAGAGGGCCGGCGCGCCGAGCGCGAACCGCGGCTGGAGGCCTTCTTCGATTACACGTTCGATACGTACGTCGACGCCCTCGACGCGGGCTTCTCCGAGGCGAAGGCCCGCGAAATCACCCACATCCAGGCCAACTTCGAGTTCTACAATCACGGCTGGACCGAGATGATGGAGTTCCCCGCCGACGAACTCGGGGACCACTACGACCGCTACGCCGACTTCTTCGAGCGCCACGGGATCACTATCGCCGACCCACTCGGCGAGTACGGCGGCGACCTGCCGGACGCTCCGTCGACGCCCGAGCGCATCGAGGACCCCGTCCACCCCCACGCCGAGGGCGGCTTCGCCGACGACGTGTACGTCGAGGACGGCGACGGCAACCTCGTCGTCGGCGGGCAGGAGGAACCCGAGGACGTGGACGTCTCCGTCGCGCCCGGCGTTGAGGACGAGCGGGAAGGCGAGGCCTAG
- a CDS encoding NAD(P)/FAD-dependent oxidoreductase, producing the protein MSQSYVIIGDGIAGSSAAETLREGAPDAEITVITDEGEALYNRILIKEFAKGKLPEMPISIHEPSWYADRDIDLRLDTLVTSIDPDGHRLRTHEDEVIEYDKLLIATGGTPTQLPVENSDADGIHHFWTFQDARAIREHAEQADTGIIVGAGLLGIDLAAICGEQDVEAHYLMRGDCWWRYALSTEGAEILHEAMRERGVTPVFGSGVDHFETDDEGTVTAAVDPNGDRYEGDFVGIAIGLTFNTELLQGTDVERDDGILVDEYMRTNVDDIYAAGDITRYHDTILGERAQNGSWDSAKSQGTVAAKNMLDPGSEPFRFVSSYSITHFDFPFLSFGHPTIGDDECERKYSETEWRRLAFKDGKIVGGVLIGDLSPQSAYKKLMREERVVADQKDVLLEKSVDLDDLAPAQEQ; encoded by the coding sequence ATGAGTCAGTCGTATGTGATCATCGGTGACGGGATCGCAGGGAGTTCTGCCGCCGAAACGTTGCGCGAGGGGGCGCCCGACGCCGAGATCACCGTCATCACCGACGAGGGGGAAGCCCTCTACAATCGCATCCTCATCAAGGAGTTCGCGAAGGGGAAGCTCCCGGAGATGCCTATCTCCATCCACGAGCCGTCGTGGTACGCGGACCGCGACATCGACCTGCGCCTCGACACGCTGGTGACGAGCATCGACCCAGACGGCCACCGCCTCCGAACCCACGAGGACGAGGTGATCGAGTACGACAAGCTACTGATCGCCACCGGCGGGACGCCGACGCAGTTGCCGGTCGAGAACAGCGACGCCGACGGCATCCACCACTTCTGGACGTTCCAGGACGCCCGTGCGATCCGCGAACACGCCGAGCAGGCGGATACGGGCATCATCGTCGGCGCCGGGTTGCTGGGGATCGACCTCGCGGCCATCTGTGGCGAACAGGACGTCGAGGCCCACTACCTCATGCGCGGCGACTGCTGGTGGCGCTACGCGCTCTCGACGGAGGGGGCGGAGATCCTCCACGAAGCCATGCGCGAACGCGGCGTCACCCCGGTCTTCGGCAGCGGCGTCGATCACTTCGAGACCGACGACGAGGGCACGGTAACCGCAGCAGTCGACCCCAACGGCGACCGATACGAGGGTGACTTCGTCGGCATCGCCATCGGTCTCACCTTCAACACCGAACTCCTGCAGGGAACGGACGTCGAACGCGACGACGGCATCCTCGTCGACGAGTACATGCGGACGAACGTCGACGACATCTACGCCGCCGGCGACATCACGCGCTATCACGACACGATCCTCGGCGAACGCGCCCAGAACGGCTCGTGGGACAGCGCCAAATCGCAGGGCACCGTCGCGGCGAAGAACATGCTCGACCCCGGCTCCGAACCCTTCCGCTTCGTCTCCTCGTACTCCATCACCCACTTCGACTTCCCCTTCCTCTCCTTCGGTCACCCCACCATCGGCGACGACGAGTGCGAGCGCAAGTATTCGGAGACGGAGTGGCGTCGGCTGGCGTTCAAGGACGGCAAAATCGTCGGCGGGGTCCTGATCGGCGACCTCTCGCCCCAGAGCGCCTACAAGAAGCTGATGCGCGAGGAGCGCGTCGTCGCGGACCAGAAAGACGTATTGCTGGAGAAGTCGGTCGACCTCGACGACCTGGCGCCGGCACAGGAGCAGTAA
- the mptA gene encoding GTP cyclohydrolase MptA: MSHQLPDVQASQPDVTVGLSQVGVTGVEKLVKLDRNGKRPIVLMAEFEVFVDLPSGRKGIDMSRNMQVIDETLEAAVAESSYRVEDVCGDVAERLLEKHDYTSTAEVRMEADYITREETPASGLDTQNTATIIAGAVATDEGTREEIGARVTGMTVCPCSQGMSESRARDTLTDLGVDEETTEAFLDQVPQPGHSQRGHATLTITSDGSPDVDLRDVIDVARDAMSARIYNLAKRPDEDHMTYHAHANAKFVEDCVRSLAESVVEEFGHLPDGAVVHMKQSNDESIHQHNAHAERELTLEALREEVGR; the protein is encoded by the coding sequence ATGAGTCACCAGTTGCCTGACGTGCAGGCAAGCCAGCCCGACGTGACCGTCGGGCTCAGTCAGGTCGGGGTGACGGGCGTCGAGAAGCTCGTCAAACTCGACCGCAACGGGAAGCGGCCGATCGTCCTGATGGCGGAGTTCGAGGTGTTCGTCGACCTGCCGAGCGGCCGCAAGGGCATCGACATGAGCCGAAACATGCAAGTGATCGACGAGACGCTGGAGGCCGCCGTCGCCGAATCCTCCTACCGCGTCGAGGACGTCTGTGGCGACGTGGCCGAGCGACTGCTCGAAAAACACGACTACACGTCGACAGCGGAGGTGCGGATGGAGGCCGACTACATCACACGGGAGGAGACGCCCGCCTCCGGCCTCGACACGCAAAACACTGCGACGATCATCGCCGGCGCCGTCGCCACCGACGAGGGGACCCGCGAGGAAATCGGCGCCCGCGTCACCGGGATGACGGTCTGTCCCTGCTCGCAGGGGATGTCCGAATCCCGCGCCCGCGACACCCTCACCGACCTCGGGGTCGACGAGGAGACGACCGAGGCGTTCCTCGATCAGGTGCCCCAGCCCGGCCACTCCCAGCGCGGCCACGCCACGCTCACCATCACGAGCGACGGCTCGCCGGACGTCGACCTGCGGGACGTGATCGACGTGGCCCGCGACGCCATGAGCGCCCGCATCTACAACCTCGCGAAGCGACCCGACGAGGACCACATGACCTACCACGCCCACGCGAACGCCAAGTTCGTCGAGGACTGCGTGCGGTCGCTCGCCGAATCCGTCGTCGAGGAGTTCGGCCACCTGCCGGACGGGGCGGTGGTGCACATGAAACAGTCGAACGACGAGTCGATCCACCAGCACAACGCCCACGCGGAACGCGAACTCACGCTGGAGGCGCTCCGCGAGGAAGTCGGCCGGTAA
- a CDS encoding NAD(P) transhydrogenase subunit alpha yields MTFVQNLTFFVLAAFVGYEIITKIPTNLHTPLMSGANAISGITLIGSVVVAGSGSTTLATGLGFVAVVMATVNVVGGYLVTNSMLEQFRSGDDRRGRD; encoded by the coding sequence ATGACGTTCGTCCAGAACCTGACGTTTTTCGTCCTCGCCGCGTTCGTCGGCTACGAGATCATCACGAAGATTCCGACCAACCTCCATACGCCCCTGATGTCGGGTGCGAACGCCATCTCGGGCATCACGCTCATCGGGTCGGTCGTCGTGGCGGGATCGGGATCGACGACGCTCGCGACGGGGCTCGGCTTCGTCGCCGTCGTCATGGCGACGGTCAACGTCGTCGGCGGCTACCTCGTGACCAACAGCATGCTGGAGCAGTTCCGGAGCGGGGACGACCGCAGGGGGAGGGACTGA
- the gatD gene encoding Glu-tRNA(Gln) amidotransferase subunit GatD, protein MNPGDRVRVERGGVANEGVLMPSTTADHLVVKLPGGYNVGIDREDAAVDVLERDVYDVEDADAGGGEASTVEFDDDLPTVSLISTGGTIASTVDYRTGAVTAQFDAEDVLRAVPDLAGRANYRGRVVANILSENMTPAVWRDLAEAVREEIAAGADGVVVMHGTDTMQYTASALAFMLDTPVPVVFTGSQRSADRPSSDNVMNAVCAVEAAKADRAEVLLCMHGSSSDDACALHRATRVRKNHTSRRDAFETVGAKPIGEVDYASETVSFRRDGPERGETDLDLHPELETSVELVKFTPGMNPAALDHLDDAAGVVIEGTGLGHVATDWIDRIEELVDRGTTVAMTSQCLEGRVCDRVYDTGRDLLDAGVVEAGDTLPETATAKLMWVLANRSDPAAAMGESLAGELQPRSAPWT, encoded by the coding sequence ATGAATCCAGGGGATCGCGTCCGCGTCGAACGCGGGGGCGTCGCAAACGAGGGCGTCCTCATGCCGTCGACGACGGCCGACCACCTCGTGGTGAAGCTACCGGGCGGCTACAACGTCGGCATCGACCGCGAAGACGCCGCGGTCGACGTCCTCGAACGCGACGTCTACGACGTGGAAGACGCCGACGCCGGCGGGGGCGAAGCCTCGACCGTCGAGTTCGACGACGACCTGCCGACCGTCTCGCTCATCTCCACCGGCGGCACCATCGCCTCGACGGTCGACTACCGCACCGGCGCCGTGACCGCGCAGTTCGACGCCGAGGACGTGCTTCGCGCCGTCCCGGACCTCGCCGGTCGGGCGAACTACCGCGGCCGCGTCGTGGCCAACATCCTCTCCGAGAACATGACGCCCGCGGTGTGGCGGGACCTCGCCGAGGCGGTCCGCGAGGAGATCGCGGCCGGCGCCGACGGCGTCGTCGTCATGCACGGGACGGACACGATGCAGTACACCGCGTCGGCGCTCGCCTTCATGCTCGACACGCCGGTTCCAGTCGTGTTCACCGGGAGCCAGCGCTCCGCCGACCGCCCCTCCAGCGACAACGTGATGAACGCCGTCTGCGCGGTCGAGGCCGCGAAAGCGGACCGCGCCGAGGTGCTCCTGTGCATGCACGGGTCGTCGAGCGACGACGCCTGTGCGCTCCACCGCGCGACGCGCGTCCGGAAGAACCACACCTCGCGCCGCGACGCGTTCGAGACGGTTGGCGCAAAGCCCATCGGCGAAGTCGACTACGCATCCGAGACGGTCAGCTTCCGGCGGGACGGTCCCGAACGCGGCGAGACCGACCTCGATCTCCACCCGGAACTGGAGACGAGCGTCGAACTCGTGAAGTTCACGCCGGGGATGAACCCCGCCGCCCTCGACCACCTCGACGACGCTGCGGGCGTCGTAATCGAGGGGACGGGGCTGGGCCACGTCGCGACCGACTGGATCGACCGGATCGAGGAGTTGGTCGATCGGGGGACCACGGTCGCCATGACGAGTCAGTGTCTCGAAGGTCGGGTGTGTGATCGGGTGTACGACACCGGCCGCGACCTCCTCGACGCCGGCGTCGTCGAGGCGGGCGACACGCTGCCGGAGACGGCGACGGCGAAGCTGATGTGGGTGCTGGCGAACCGGAGCGATCCGGCGGCCGCGATGGGCGAGTCCCTCGCCGGCGAACTCCAGCCGCGGTCGGCGCCGTGGACCTGA
- a CDS encoding DUF7124 domain-containing protein has translation MDSGGTMTLAFEFEALQALADPNAVFDGARQWTEYVGVLSDEPTYVVTNFTRKRRLRQDFFSGPRGVDESLDNVRDQFDTDRHVFIGTSEDDRETAERHGWEYLSIEEAAEFAEWELGEDEEEDPFEAETRDDWP, from the coding sequence ATGGATAGCGGCGGGACGATGACGCTCGCGTTCGAGTTCGAGGCCCTACAGGCGCTCGCCGATCCGAACGCGGTGTTCGACGGCGCCCGACAGTGGACCGAATACGTCGGCGTTCTGAGCGACGAACCGACGTACGTCGTCACCAACTTCACGCGCAAGCGACGCCTCCGACAGGACTTCTTCTCCGGTCCGCGGGGCGTCGACGAGAGCCTCGACAACGTCCGCGACCAGTTCGACACCGACCGCCACGTCTTCATCGGGACGAGCGAGGACGACCGCGAGACGGCCGAGCGACACGGCTGGGAGTATCTCTCCATCGAGGAGGCGGCGGAGTTCGCCGAGTGGGAACTCGGCGAGGACGAGGAGGAGGACCCGTTCGAGGCCGAGACGCGGGACGACTGGCCCTAG
- a CDS encoding NAD(P)/FAD-dependent oxidoreductase encodes MIHVVGGGIAGLAAAYRLQQRGYEATVLEASDDLGGLAATYSTAGDDIERFYHHLSKSEETIVEVAEELGLGDRVEWLVGKNAYYVDGVVHPLDTLPQIAAYPHLGLYDTFRLGLLTLEIDVRGGRPRFDTYDDLTDFEDVPIKDFLLSHTTRGVYENFFEPLLDAKFGDRKDDVSAAWLLGRIKFRGERDLRRGEILGYFEGGFAVLIDALVDAVGRENVVTGARATDLDVREGGVESITVDTESGTEVHPTDGVVVATMPNVLESLTGYTCNIDFQGAVCAVVTMDEPLTETYWLNVAHDAPFGALIEHTNFVPPERYGGDHLCYVASYVQDPSEAVWKMDDAALRETWLGHIAELFPDFDPADAREFRVARNPRAAPVYERGYLEMVVPYDLHEAVGEGVYYAGMASRAQYPERSLNGGIVAGFECADRIAEN; translated from the coding sequence ATGATCCACGTCGTCGGGGGCGGCATCGCCGGACTGGCCGCCGCGTACCGACTCCAGCAGCGGGGGTACGAAGCGACGGTGTTGGAGGCGAGCGACGACCTCGGCGGATTGGCAGCGACGTATTCGACCGCCGGCGACGACATCGAGCGCTTCTACCACCACCTCTCGAAGTCCGAGGAGACTATCGTCGAGGTGGCCGAGGAACTGGGGCTGGGCGACCGCGTGGAGTGGCTGGTCGGCAAGAACGCCTACTACGTCGACGGCGTCGTCCACCCCCTCGACACGCTGCCACAGATCGCCGCCTACCCCCATCTGGGCCTCTACGACACCTTCAGACTCGGCCTCCTGACCCTCGAAATCGACGTGCGGGGCGGGCGGCCGCGCTTCGACACGTACGACGATCTGACCGACTTCGAGGACGTGCCGATCAAGGACTTCCTCCTTTCCCACACGACCCGCGGCGTCTACGAGAACTTCTTCGAGCCGCTGTTGGACGCCAAATTCGGCGACCGCAAGGACGACGTGAGCGCCGCGTGGCTCCTCGGCCGCATCAAGTTCCGGGGGGAGCGCGACCTGCGCCGGGGCGAGATCCTCGGCTACTTCGAGGGCGGCTTCGCCGTCCTGATCGACGCCCTCGTCGACGCGGTTGGGCGGGAAAACGTCGTGACGGGCGCGCGGGCGACGGACCTCGACGTTCGGGAGGGCGGGGTCGAGTCGATCACCGTCGACACCGAGTCGGGGACGGAGGTCCACCCGACCGACGGCGTCGTCGTCGCGACGATGCCGAACGTCCTCGAATCGCTGACGGGCTACACCTGCAACATCGACTTCCAGGGCGCCGTCTGTGCCGTGGTGACGATGGACGAACCGCTGACGGAGACGTACTGGCTCAACGTCGCCCACGACGCGCCCTTCGGCGCGCTGATCGAACACACGAACTTCGTCCCGCCGGAGCGATACGGCGGCGATCACCTGTGCTACGTCGCCAGTTACGTCCAGGACCCCTCGGAAGCGGTATGGAAAATGGACGACGCGGCGTTACGGGAGACGTGGCTGGGGCATATCGCGGAACTGTTCCCCGACTTCGACCCCGCGGACGCCCGCGAGTTCCGCGTGGCACGCAACCCGCGGGCGGCGCCGGTGTACGAGCGGGGGTATCTGGAGATGGTGGTGCCGTACGACCTTCACGAGGCAGTGGGCGAGGGCGTCTACTACGCGGGGATGGCGAGTCGGGCGCAGTACCCCGAACGGAGCCTGAACGGGGGTATCGTCGCCGGGTTCGAGTGTGCGGATCGGATCGCGGAGAACTAG
- a CDS encoding GNAT family N-acetyltransferase — protein MDLTLRPARVDDHDDVVAFTHDTWPERELDDYLPRTFRAWAENDDDAKRTLVADDDGHAVGVIQGVHLTEREAWVQALRVHPDYRDRGLARRLTDAVLSWARDRGAVVCRNLVFSWNVASLSLARSLGFAPATEFRWARIEADPGADPALDVCTDPDAGWTFWTDSDARDHLRGLTIHPSEAWTLSELRPADLERAAAADGLFVVRRDGTRGLAVRNRAFEADGERWTEYAVGAWADLGAARALVDAAARDAARLDADRARMLIPETPRFVTDAAAARADVSGDPDFVLAADLTDPGVGAGE, from the coding sequence GTGGACCTGACCCTCCGCCCGGCGCGGGTCGACGACCACGACGACGTGGTCGCGTTCACGCACGATACGTGGCCCGAACGGGAACTGGACGATTACCTGCCGCGCACGTTCCGGGCGTGGGCCGAGAACGACGACGACGCGAAACGGACGCTCGTCGCCGACGACGACGGACATGCCGTGGGCGTGATCCAGGGCGTCCACCTCACCGAGCGCGAGGCGTGGGTGCAGGCGCTCCGGGTCCACCCGGACTACCGGGACCGGGGACTGGCCCGGCGGCTCACGGACGCGGTGCTGTCGTGGGCGCGCGACCGCGGCGCGGTCGTCTGCCGCAACCTCGTGTTCTCGTGGAACGTCGCCAGCCTGAGCCTCGCGCGGAGCCTCGGGTTCGCCCCCGCCACGGAGTTTCGGTGGGCGCGGATCGAGGCCGACCCGGGCGCCGACCCCGCACTCGACGTCTGCACCGACCCCGACGCCGGGTGGACGTTCTGGACCGACTCGGACGCGCGCGACCACCTTCGGGGGCTGACGATCCACCCCTCGGAGGCGTGGACGCTCTCGGAACTGCGGCCCGCCGATCTGGAGCGGGCGGCAGCGGCGGACGGCCTGTTCGTCGTTCGGAGGGATGGCACGCGCGGGCTGGCGGTTCGCAACCGCGCGTTCGAGGCCGACGGCGAGCGCTGGACGGAGTACGCGGTCGGTGCGTGGGCCGACCTCGGTGCGGCGCGAGCGCTCGTCGACGCGGCCGCACGGGACGCCGCCCGCCTCGACGCCGACCGGGCGCGGATGCTGATTCCGGAGACGCCCCGGTTCGTCACCGACGCCGCGGCGGCGCGAGCGGACGTGAGCGGCGACCCCGACTTCGTGTTGGCGGCGGATCTGACCGATCCGGGCGTGGGTGCGGGCGAGTAA
- a CDS encoding NAD(P) transhydrogenase subunit alpha, with the protein MIVGVPDETAADETRVALTPPVAKKLVGRDVAVCIASGAGEGSDWSDDDYRDVGCDVVEDRETVFERADVICQVRGLAANEGEPMDPYREGQIVVGTLGPFDLEDESYDELADRQVSAFALELMPRISRAQSMDVLSSMASIGGYKAALVAAEQLPKLFPLEMTAAGTVRPAEVFVIGAGVAGLKAIATAERLGASVKGYDIRLEVKQEVESLGADFVELDLETEGSGDDEGYAVEMGEEFYEQQRKQLSQVVPESDVVITTAAIPGAPAPELVSTEMIEGMDDGSVIVDLSAPTGGNCEPTVAGETVEHEGVTIFGPTNLPATVSHTASQLFANNLYNFLDHLLDEGELDLDTDDEIVDSTLLTHDGRIRRPHEDGGEEAAEDGAEADDGDGEPTEGEADA; encoded by the coding sequence ATGATCGTCGGCGTTCCGGACGAGACGGCGGCCGACGAGACGCGCGTCGCCCTCACGCCGCCCGTGGCGAAGAAGTTGGTCGGTCGGGACGTGGCGGTGTGTATCGCGAGCGGCGCGGGCGAGGGATCGGACTGGTCCGACGACGACTACCGGGACGTGGGCTGTGACGTGGTCGAGGACCGCGAAACGGTGTTCGAGCGCGCCGACGTGATCTGTCAGGTCCGGGGACTGGCGGCGAACGAAGGGGAGCCGATGGACCCCTATCGCGAGGGTCAGATCGTCGTCGGCACGCTCGGCCCCTTCGACCTCGAGGACGAGTCGTACGACGAACTCGCCGACCGGCAGGTGAGCGCGTTCGCCCTCGAACTCATGCCGCGGATCAGCCGCGCCCAGAGCATGGACGTGCTCTCCTCGATGGCGAGCATCGGCGGCTACAAGGCGGCGCTGGTGGCGGCCGAGCAGTTACCCAAACTGTTCCCGCTGGAGATGACCGCGGCGGGCACCGTCCGGCCGGCGGAGGTGTTCGTCATCGGCGCGGGCGTCGCGGGCCTGAAGGCCATCGCGACCGCCGAACGTCTCGGCGCCTCCGTGAAGGGCTACGACATCCGGCTGGAGGTGAAACAGGAAGTCGAGAGCCTCGGCGCGGACTTCGTCGAACTCGACCTCGAAACCGAAGGCTCGGGCGACGACGAGGGCTACGCCGTCGAGATGGGCGAGGAGTTCTACGAACAACAGCGCAAGCAACTGAGCCAGGTCGTCCCGGAGTCGGACGTGGTGATCACGACGGCAGCCATCCCCGGCGCCCCAGCGCCCGAACTCGTCTCGACGGAGATGATCGAGGGGATGGACGACGGGTCGGTGATCGTCGACCTCTCGGCGCCGACGGGTGGCAACTGCGAGCCCACCGTGGCCGGCGAGACGGTCGAACACGAGGGTGTCACCATCTTCGGCCCGACCAACCTCCCGGCGACCGTCTCTCACACCGCGAGCCAACTGTTCGCCAACAACCTGTACAACTTCCTGGATCACCTGCTCGACGAGGGCGAACTCGACCTCGACACGGACGACGAAATCGTCGATTCGACGCTACTCACACACGATGGACGGATACGACGCCCCCACGAAGACGGCGGTGAAGAGGCAGCCGAAGACGGTGCCGAGGCCGACGACGGCGACGGCGAACCGACGGAGGGTGAAGCCGATGCGTGA
- a CDS encoding NAD(P)(+) transhydrogenase (Re/Si-specific) subunit beta, producing the protein MAAILGGLPASVLAFVYLVAGVLFIQGLRDMTHPRTAPRGNLISAGGMALAVGVTVLVTDILSPVLLFAGLLVGAAIGVWLAMTVETTEMPQLVGLFNGFGGGASALVAGAELIDMFGTGSFQLGVTATAALAGLIGSVTFWGSLVAAGKLHGVVDDSAVRYDGEQAVKALFLVLAVLAGIHLVVRPNLLGAVPLSGWVPSYWVLVAAASILGVLLVIPIGGADMPVVIALLNSYSGLAAATTGFVLDNSVLIIAGTLVGASGLILTVIMCESMNRSLANVFFGGIGETSESDEEMEDIYEGNITTTSPEEVEMTLDVADRVVIVPGYGMAVAQAQHAVAELSELLEDAGVDVEFGIHPVAGRMPGHMNVLLAEADVPYEKLRDLEEINPTFSQTDVVIVIGANDVVNPSANEAGSGPLAGMPVLNVGEARTVIVNKRSLSPGFSGVPNPLFAQDNTNMLFGDGKETMQELVNIYKENH; encoded by the coding sequence ATGGCGGCCATCCTCGGCGGCCTCCCCGCCTCCGTTCTCGCCTTCGTCTATCTCGTCGCCGGCGTCCTGTTCATCCAGGGGCTGCGCGACATGACCCACCCGCGGACGGCGCCGCGGGGCAACCTCATCTCCGCCGGCGGGATGGCGCTCGCGGTGGGCGTTACGGTCCTCGTGACCGACATCCTCTCGCCGGTCCTGCTGTTCGCGGGCTTGCTGGTCGGCGCCGCCATCGGCGTCTGGCTGGCGATGACGGTGGAGACGACGGAGATGCCCCAGCTCGTCGGCCTGTTCAACGGCTTCGGCGGCGGCGCCTCCGCCCTGGTGGCCGGCGCCGAACTGATCGACATGTTCGGCACCGGCTCGTTCCAGCTCGGCGTCACCGCGACGGCCGCGCTCGCCGGCCTCATCGGCTCCGTCACCTTCTGGGGGAGCCTCGTGGCGGCGGGCAAACTCCACGGCGTCGTCGACGACTCCGCGGTCCGGTACGACGGCGAGCAGGCCGTCAAGGCGCTGTTTCTCGTCCTCGCCGTCCTCGCCGGGATACATCTCGTCGTCCGGCCGAACCTGCTCGGCGCGGTGCCGCTTTCCGGCTGGGTGCCCTCGTACTGGGTGCTCGTCGCCGCCGCGTCGATTCTCGGCGTGCTGTTGGTGATCCCCATCGGCGGCGCGGACATGCCCGTCGTCATCGCCCTGCTGAACTCCTACTCGGGGCTGGCGGCCGCGACGACGGGCTTCGTCCTCGACAACTCCGTGCTGATCATCGCGGGGACGCTCGTCGGCGCCTCGGGGCTGATCCTCACCGTCATCATGTGCGAGTCGATGAACCGGTCGCTCGCGAACGTCTTCTTCGGCGGCATCGGCGAGACGAGCGAGAGCGACGAGGAGATGGAGGACATCTACGAGGGCAACATCACCACCACCTCCCCGGAGGAAGTGGAGATGACCCTCGACGTGGCCGACCGCGTCGTCATCGTCCCCGGTTACGGGATGGCGGTCGCGCAGGCCCAACACGCCGTGGCCGAACTGTCCGAACTGCTGGAGGACGCGGGCGTCGACGTGGAGTTCGGTATCCATCCCGTCGCCGGCCGCATGCCCGGTCACATGAACGTCCTCCTCGCCGAGGCGGACGTGCCCTACGAGAAACTCCGTGATCTGGAGGAGATCAACCCGACGTTCTCCCAGACGGACGTGGTCATCGTCATCGGCGCCAACGACGTGGTGAACCCGTCGGCCAACGAGGCCGGCTCCGGGCCGCTCGCTGGCATGCCCGTCCTCAACGTCGGCGAGGCGCGCACCGTCATCGTCAACAAGCGGAGCCTCAGCCCCGGCTTCTCCGGGGTCCCCAACCCGCTTTTCGCACAGGACAATACGAACATGCTCTTCGGCGACGGCAAGGAGACGATGCAGGAACTGGTGAACATCTACAAGGAGAACCACTGA